The stretch of DNA GACAAACCGCCTACGAGCTCTTTACGCCCAATAATTCCGGACAACGCTTGCACCCTACGTATTACCGCGGCTGCTGGCACGTAGTTAGCCGGTGCTTTTTCTGCAGGTACCGTCACTTTCGCTTCTTCCCTACTAAAAGAGGTTTACAACCCGAAGGCCGTCATCCCTCACGCGGCGTTGCTGCATCAGGCTTTCGCCCATTGTGCAATATTCCCCACTGCTGCCTCCCGTAGGAGTCTGGGCCGTGTCTCAGTCCCAGTGTGGCCGGTCACCCTCTCAGGCCGGCTACCCGTCGTCGCCTTGGTGAGCCATTACCTCACCAACAAGCTGATAGGCCGCGAGTCCATCCCCAACCAAAAAATCTTTCCACCACCAGACCATGCGGCCGGCAGTCGTATCCAGTATTAGACGTCGTTTCCAACGCTTATCCCAGAGTCAGGGGCAGGTTACTCACGTGTTACTCACCCGTTCGCCACTAATCCACCCAGCAAGCTGGGCATCATCGTTCGACTTGCATGTGTTAAGCACGCCGCCAGCGTTCGTCCTGAGCCAGGATCAAACTCTCCGTAAAAAAATTACCAACCCACCACCAAAGCAGCAGGCCGAGTTGATCTTGACTGTAAAGACTGTCCACTGGACAATCAATTCAATCCAAAAGGAATTGTCTCCGACCCGGTCAGCAAACCGACCAGGCACGGGGTCAAAATAATTGGCATTGACAATGTGCACGCTGTTGAGTTCTCAAGGACCAGACGCACCCCCCACTCGACACACCACAGTGCGTCTCATCAGAGGGGCTGGAAGTTCGCTGCCCGGGCGAGACTCGGAAGCGAACCACTCGGCCGTTCCGTTCTCCGCCTCAGCGGCAACGAGTGATTACTCTACACACGCCCCACCACCGCGGCCAACCAGCCCACCGCCCGGGCGTGTCGCGTCCTCCGCAGCCGATCGGCTCTGGAATGACGAACGGCCCGCTCCCCTGCGGGAACGGGCCGTTCGGCTGACGGGCCGACTCAGTGTCGAGCGATGACCGGGTTCTTGAGCGAGCCGATCCCCTCGATGAGCACCTCGACGACCTCGCCGTCACGGATGGCGCCGACGCCGGCCGGGGTCCCGGTGAGGATGACGTCGCCGGGCAGGAGGGTCCAGATCGAGGAGACGAACTCGATGAGGGACGGGATGTCGTGCACCATCTCGCTGGTCGACGCCGCCTGGCGCAGCTCACCGTCGACGCGGGTCTCGAGACGGATGTCCGACGGGTCGATCTCGGTCTCGATGACCGGGCCGAGCGGGCAGAAGGTGTCGAAGCCCTTCGCACGCGTCCACTGACCGTCGCGGGCCTGCAGGTCGCGCGCGGTCACGTCGTTGGCGATCGTGTAGCCGAGCACGACGCTGGCGAAGTCCTCGCGCCGGACGTTCTTCGCGAGCGACCCGATCACGATGGCGAGTTCGCCCTCGTGGTCGATCCGCCCGACCTCGGCCGGCAGACGGATGGGGTCGTCCGGACCGATGACCGCGGTGTTCGGCTTGAGGAAGACCACGGGGTCGTCACCCGACCGCTCGTCCATCTCCGACGCGTGCTCGGCGTAGTTCAGCCCGACGCCGATGACCTTCGACCGCGGGATCACCGGCGCGAGGAGCTTGGCGTCGGCGAGCGGCACCCGCTCCCCGGTCGTCTCGAACCCCTGGTACATCGGGTCCCCCGCGAGGACGACCAGGTCGCGCTCGTCGAGGATGCCGTACCGCGGGTCTTCACCCGTGCTGCTGAACCGTGCGATCTTCACCGTTCGACCCTACCGATCCGCGGCTCAGGCCGGGTCCGTCAGGCGCGTCATCCACCCGTGCGGGTCGGGACGACGGCCGTACTGGATGTCGGTCAGCTCCTGGCGCAGGGACATCGTCAGCTCGCCGGCCCCGACGGTCGGCGATCCGATCGTGAAGCCCTCGCCGCGGAGTTCGGCGATCGGCGTGACGACGGCAGCCGTCCCGCAGGCGAACGCCTCGGTGATCGACCCGTCGGCGACGCCGTCGCGCCACTCGTCGAGGGTGACCCGACGTCGCTCCACCCGGAGCCCGCGGTCCTCGGCGAGCTGCAGGATCGAGTCCCGCGTGATGCCTTCGAGGATGGACTCCGAGTCAGGGGTGACGAGGGTGCCGTCGGACTTGACGAGCACGACGTTCATGCCGCCGAGCTCCTCGAGGTACCGGCCCTCCTCGGAGTCGAGGAACATCACCTGCTGGCAGCCCTGCTCGTACGCCTCCTGCTGCGGGAGCAGGGACGCCGCGTAGTTGCCACCGGTCTTCGCCGCACCCGTCCCGCCGCGGGCGGCACGCGCGTACTTCGTCGACAGCCAGATGCTCACCGGCTTCGGCCCGGACGTGAAGTACGCCCCGGCGGGGCTGGCGATGCAGTGGTACGCGACCTCCTGCGCGGCTCGGACCCCGAGGAACGACTCCGTCGCGATCATGAAGGGGCGCAGGTACAGGCTGGTCTCCGGCGCCGAGGGCACCCAGTCGACGTCGGCGCGGACGAGCTGCCGGACCGACTCGACGAAGACCTCGACCGGCAGCTCCGGGAGCGCGAGCCGACGGGCCGACCGCTGGAAGCGACGGGCATTGGCGTCCGGGCGGAACGACCAGACCGACCCGTCCGCGTGGCGGTAGGCCTTCATGCCCTCGAAGATCTCCTGCGCGTAGTGGAACACGCTGGCGCTGGGGTCGAGGGTCAGCGGCCCGTACGGGTGGATCGAGGCGCTGTGCCAACCGCCGTCGAGCGACCACTCGACGGTGGCCATGTGGTCGGTGAAGTGCTTGCCGAAGCCCGGGTCGGCGAGGATCTCCTCGCGCTCGGCTGCGGCCCGGCGCTCGGGCGACGGCGTGCTCGCGAACTCGAGGGCGAAGTCGCCCTCGGTGGTGGCGCCGTCGGTGGTGGTGGCGCCGTCGGTGGTGGTGGCGCCGTCGGTGCTCGCGCTGTCGGTGCTCGCGCTGTCGTGGCTCATCGGGGGTGACTCCTGTCAGGCGGTGGTGGTGCGTGCTGCGACCGCGGCGGCGATGGCGTCGCCGACCTCGACCGTGCTGCGCGGCGTGGTGCCCCGGCTCGCGAGGTCGGCCTCGACCGCCCGCGTCACGGCCGACGCCAGGTCCGCCCGACCGAGGTGGTCGAGCAGCAGGGCGACGGACAGGACGGCGGCGGTCGGATCGGCGACCTGCTGACCTGCGATGTCCGGCGCGGAACCGTGGACCGGCTCGAACATGCTGGGGAAGGTGCCGTCCGGGTTGATGTTCCCCGAGGCCGCCAGACCGATGCCGCCGCTGATCGCGCCGGCCAGGTCGGTGATGATGTCCCCGAACAGGTTGTCGGTGACGATGACGTCGAACCGGCCGGGCTCGCGGACCATGTGGATCGTCACCGCGTCGACGTGCTGGTAGTCGACCGTCACGTCCGGGTGTTCCGCGGCGACCGCGGCGACCGTCCGCTGCCAGAGCGCCCCCGCGTGCACGAGCACGTTGCTCTTGTGCACGAGCGTCAGGTGCTTCCGCGGCCGGCGCGACGCGAGGTCGAAGGCGTAGCGGACGACGCGCTCGACCCCGTGGGCCGTGTTGAGGGACACCTCGGTGGCGATCTCGTGGGGCGTCCCGACGCGGATCGCGCCGCCGTTGCCGACGTACGGCCCCTCGGTCCCCTCGCGCACGACCACGAAGTCCACCACGCCCGGGTCCGCGAGCGGACTCGCGACCGAGGAGTACACGGTCGTGGGTCGCAGGTTGACGTAGTGGTCGAAGGCGAAGCGCAGCTTCAGCAGGAGGCCGCGCTCGATGATCCCCCCGGCGAGACGCGGGTCGCGCGGGTCGCCACCGACGGCACCGAGCAGGATCGCGTCGTGCTCGGCCAGGGCCGCCGTGTCGGCGTCGCTCAGGATGTCGCCCGTCTCCAGGTACCGCGTGGCACCGAGCGAGAAGGCGGTCTCCTGCACGACGAGGTCGTCGGGCAGCACGGCGTGCAGGACCTTCAGGGCCTCGTCGACGACCTCGGGCCCGATGCCGTCACCGCGGACGACCGCGAGCTTGACCGTCTGTGCCATGTCCGGTGTCCTTACAGCGTGATGTCGATCTCGCGGAGCGAGGTCGCGTCGATGGTGGAGCGCACGTGCTCGAGGATCTCCGCGGGCACCGGCGAGTCGACCGTCAGCACGCTGAGCGCCTGGCCACCGGCCTCCTGCCGCGAGATCTGCATCGCCGCGATGTTGATGCCCGCGTCGCCGAACTCCTTGCCGTAGACCGCGACGATGCCGGGACGGTCGGTGTAGACCATGACGACGTGGTGGGCGTCGAGGGCGACCTCGACGTCGTGGCCGTTGATCTCGACGAGCTTCTCGACCTGCTTCGCACCGGTGAGCGTGCCGGACACGCTGATCGCCGGACCGTCGGACTGCGCGCCGCGGATCGTGAGCACGTTGCGGTACTCGGGGCTGTCGGCGTCGGTGATGAGCCGGACGCTCACGCCGCGCTGCTCGGCGATGAGCGGGGCGTTGACGTAGGAGACCTGGTCGCTGACGACGTCGGTGAAGACGCCCTTGAGCGCGGCGAGCTTCAGCACGCTGACGTCGTACTGCGCGAGTTCGCCGTGCACCTCGACGTCGATGCTCGTCACGGGCGAGGTCGCCAGGCCGGTGAAGACCTGACCGAGCTTCTCCATGAGCGGGATCCCGGGGCGGACGTACGGGTCGATGACGCCACCGGCGACGTTCACCGCGTCCGGCACGAGCTCCCCGCCGAGCGCGAGGCGCACCGACTTGGCGACCGAGACGCCGGCCTTCTCCTGGGCCTCGTCCGTCGATGCCCCGAGGTGCGGCGTGACGACGACGTTCGGCAGTGCGAGGAGCGGCGACTCCTTCGGCGGCTCGGACACGAACACGTCGAGACCGGCGCCGGCGATCGTCCCGAACGTCAGCGCACGGTGCAGGGCGTCCTCGTCGATCAGGCCGCCGCGGGCGACGTTCACGACGAACGCGCTCGGCTTCATGAGCGCGAACTGCTCGTCGGAGATCATGCCCACCGTCTCCGGGGTCTTCGGCATGTGGATCGTCGTGAAGTCCGCGCGGCGGAGGAGGTCCTCGAGCGAGACGAGCTCGACGCCCAGCTGCTGCGCCCTGGCCGTCGTGACGTACGGGTCGTACGCGATGACCGAGACGCCGAACGCCTGCAGACGCTGCGTGATGAGCGCACCGATGCGACCGAGGCCGATGATGCCGACGGTCTTCTCGTACAGCTCGACACCGGTGTAGGAGGAGCGCTTCCAGGCACCAGCCGCCAGCGACGC from Curtobacterium sp. SGAir0471 encodes:
- a CDS encoding 3-isopropylmalate dehydrogenase, with translation MAQTVKLAVVRGDGIGPEVVDEALKVLHAVLPDDLVVQETAFSLGATRYLETGDILSDADTAALAEHDAILLGAVGGDPRDPRLAGGIIERGLLLKLRFAFDHYVNLRPTTVYSSVASPLADPGVVDFVVVREGTEGPYVGNGGAIRVGTPHEIATEVSLNTAHGVERVVRYAFDLASRRPRKHLTLVHKSNVLVHAGALWQRTVAAVAAEHPDVTVDYQHVDAVTIHMVREPGRFDVIVTDNLFGDIITDLAGAISGGIGLAASGNINPDGTFPSMFEPVHGSAPDIAGQQVADPTAAVLSVALLLDHLGRADLASAVTRAVEADLASRGTTPRSTVEVGDAIAAAVAARTTTA
- the serA gene encoding phosphoglycerate dehydrogenase, coding for MPKPVVLIAEELSPATVDALGPDFEIRNVDGTDRAALLSSLADAHAVLVRSATKIDAEAIAAAPQLKVVARAGVGLDNVDIKAATTAGVMVVNAPTSNIISAAELTVGHILSLARHIPAAHASLAAGAWKRSSYTGVELYEKTVGIIGLGRIGALITQRLQAFGVSVIAYDPYVTTARAQQLGVELVSLEDLLRRADFTTIHMPKTPETVGMISDEQFALMKPSAFVVNVARGGLIDEDALHRALTFGTIAGAGLDVFVSEPPKESPLLALPNVVVTPHLGASTDEAQEKAGVSVAKSVRLALGGELVPDAVNVAGGVIDPYVRPGIPLMEKLGQVFTGLATSPVTSIDVEVHGELAQYDVSVLKLAALKGVFTDVVSDQVSYVNAPLIAEQRGVSVRLITDADSPEYRNVLTIRGAQSDGPAISVSGTLTGAKQVEKLVEINGHDVEVALDAHHVVMVYTDRPGIVAVYGKEFGDAGINIAAMQISRQEAGGQALSVLTVDSPVPAEILEHVRSTIDATSLREIDITL
- a CDS encoding fumarylacetoacetate hydrolase family protein; protein product: MKIARFSSTGEDPRYGILDERDLVVLAGDPMYQGFETTGERVPLADAKLLAPVIPRSKVIGVGLNYAEHASEMDERSGDDPVVFLKPNTAVIGPDDPIRLPAEVGRIDHEGELAIVIGSLAKNVRREDFASVVLGYTIANDVTARDLQARDGQWTRAKGFDTFCPLGPVIETEIDPSDIRLETRVDGELRQAASTSEMVHDIPSLIEFVSSIWTLLPGDVILTGTPAGVGAIRDGEVVEVLIEGIGSLKNPVIARH
- a CDS encoding branched-chain amino acid aminotransferase: MSHDSASTDSASTDGATTTDGATTTDGATTEGDFALEFASTPSPERRAAAEREEILADPGFGKHFTDHMATVEWSLDGGWHSASIHPYGPLTLDPSASVFHYAQEIFEGMKAYRHADGSVWSFRPDANARRFQRSARRLALPELPVEVFVESVRQLVRADVDWVPSAPETSLYLRPFMIATESFLGVRAAQEVAYHCIASPAGAYFTSGPKPVSIWLSTKYARAARGGTGAAKTGGNYAASLLPQQEAYEQGCQQVMFLDSEEGRYLEELGGMNVVLVKSDGTLVTPDSESILEGITRDSILQLAEDRGLRVERRRVTLDEWRDGVADGSITEAFACGTAAVVTPIAELRGEGFTIGSPTVGAGELTMSLRQELTDIQYGRRPDPHGWMTRLTDPA